The Salmo salar chromosome ssa19, Ssal_v3.1, whole genome shotgun sequence DNA window GGACTAATGGTTGAGCTGCATGCATTCACCACACAGATAATAAAACAGCCAAATCATTCCAGACGCCCGCCCAAAGTATATAGCATTGCAGTATTCAAGAAATTAGGAAAATTGCTGTTTGTCCGCTGAGATTTGATTCAGCCAAGGTAGCAAGAGATGTTAATAAGCAAATAAAAGTAAGCAAATAAGTACATTTCAGCCCTTTAAAATACAATACAGTAGAAACTCTTACCTGGTTTTTTAACAATAAGCTTCATTGTGATCCTCAGGTCAAAGTGCTTATGGTCAAAGAAACTTCAATCCAATACTTGGGCTATAAGTAGTAGTATCACTCAATCAGCCCTATTGCATTGTGGCATGATGTCGTCGCAGCAATAAAGCAGGCTACACTTAACTGACATGGTGAGTGACAAActtgttttacagtgttacagtggaAACAGAGAAACATACTGTGCTGTTAATAAAGCTGGTTGCTCTGTTTGTTTCTTCAGCCAAGCCCCTTAAGCAAGTACTGACGGCTGATTGGTCAAAAGGAGCTGGCTGTCATATCAGCAGCGATTTCAGCACACCTCCTGACTTTGAAACGACCAATGAAATGGTTCAACGGACAACATCAAAGATCTCACAATAGCAAGGGGGAGGGAGGATACACCTCATGTTCTATTACCGGGAGTGTTACATTGTGTCAAATAATATGATTGTCGTATTAGTATATGATAAACATGTTTATAAACAATACATAATGACTTATTTATGGTGCTTGATTCTTATTATTTGTGCATTTCTCATAAATAGCTGGAATGTAGTTTGAGGATACAGGAATAGGCCTACAAATAATTTCTCCACAAACATAGGCCGACAGGCCGATTATTCGTTACAGAAGCAGTATACATTTGGGAATTGGGCGGGTAGACTTGCTTATTGACATTCTTGGCAAAGACTTGCAACACAAAGCGATATTCTATCATGCAGCAGCAAGTCTGACTGGTTCATTGTTTAATGGAAAAAGAGATGCCACCATAGAAAATCCAGGCGATCTTCACTTTCGATGTGTAATATCGGAAACACCGAATTATGTGCAATCAATGATTTGACAGAAAACCCTGCTGTGCTTGGCATTTATGACAGGATGCTTAGAAAGTGTAGGCAGACTTGACCGAATGTGTACAGCCGACATGACAGTTAGCATTGAGGCTCAAAcattgttttaaaattgtattctACTTACGCGGTCTACTCTTCTTGCCAGAATCCATTCTTCTTCTGAGTCTACACCGCTTTGGAGGCGACCCATTACTATGGACGTCTTCCTGGACCTGAAGATCGTGGAAATGTTCAATTCCATTatggccactactactactactactactactactactactactactactactactactactataacagcCGCCACTGGTACTGGTTCCATTTGAACCTAAGGCACTGCAGCTCCCGTTGCCAGTTTGTGTAGGATGGAATCCATTTGTCAAACCATTATCTTGGCAAACGCCTGTTCTTTTCTGATCCGATGCTTTGCCATTAACGTTATCCATTTTTTGGGGCGCAGGGAAAGCACTAGCGGGCAGTTTCAGACAATTAATCCGCTTTCCTCCGCGATGTTTCTTCAAAAGGACCGATGTCAGGCTATTTGGTAAATATCTATTGCGACAGAAAATAATGATGGCCCTTGCGTCGAAGTGGATAGTGGAACAATGCAGCAACTGCTAGGACGTTCGGCTGAGGTCACTGTCGTTCATTTTGCTTCTTCATGCTCATCTCCTGCAGCAGCTTCCGAGTTAACCAGTCGGCAGCCTACGTCATTGTACAGGCTGTTTCGTAGATCCCCCAAATGTTCCCTGGGggaaaataattacatttttaaaCTTCACTTATTACCATCTCCCATGGTCCAAATCAGTTGAAGTTACACATGAACTGACTGGGCTAAATGGACAGTTTATTAGCCTACTGTGTAATTATCTTGTAGTGTAGCCTATCAAGAACTGGGCTAATTAATTGCATTGTTACGCTGTAAGCCTAATAGGAACAATGTCAATAGGCAACATTGTAGTCTACCTACAAGTAGGCCTAATAATTATATTGGTTACCCAGAAGCAAAACTCTCTCGCGAAAATAtaatctgtccacgagagattagcCTAATAAGGACACAGGGGTTTCccagtaaaaaaaaacaacataaatAGACAAAATAGCTACCCACATTTCTGAAGTCTTTAAAGTGGCAATCCGcagacaataacaataacaaagccTGTTTCGGTAAAAACCTGAGGGATGACCATCCattatatcaaaattatagttttaaccatggtatgaggctatacagtgtttgtttagatttactttgtttacatacATTGGAGTGTAACAATCTTATATTTCGGGTTCTGATGGAGTATTGAGGTTGAACTAAATTAATTCGGCATATCaaaattatattcttcaagaatcaatatgTAGACCTATATAATTCATTTATAAgtcccccaaaaatgtatgcagcaactacagattgccacTTTAAGATTACGCCCCTTGTCAGGTAAATATATCAATCCTAAATATAATAAAATCACTATTTGTCTGTGTGAAAAAATGTggatattgtaaaaacattttgaCCTATAATAAAGCCTCAGGATGGCGCCAAAGTGCATAAATCTGATACTCTCTCGCgatctctcaattaaattcaattcaaggggctttgttggcatgggaaacatatgtttacattgccaaagcaagtgaaatggataaagaaaagtgaaataaacaataaaaagtcaACAGTTAACAGtaaattatctctctctctccctctctcacacacacatgcatgcacacacaaacactagcTATAATTTGTAAAATAATAGCAATAAGGTGTTGCTCCGTTCTAAAAACCCAAATAAACTGTAAACTTCTGTGAATAATTTCCAACTAGACTGTTTGTCACTAGTTAGCAcaaccacaaagtcaaaattgtctatatccCAAAAATTCATGgtattaatttaaggttagggttaggcatacggttagcagtgtggataaggttagggttaaggttatgttaAATATCTGATTataagaagagaaattgtagaaatagccggggtttagccataattatgactttgtggcgaCGATTAACTAGGCTAGCCTACACCTCTGCGGGTTCTTCTGACGTCACCCCGGTATATTTCCCTCTAGTCTAGCCGATACAACATTTCCAGAGTTCTTTGCTGCGCTAGCCACTCTCGTGATGGTCACCATTGAACCGCATTACATTTTACAATGTATTACAAACCAAGCTTGTTAACCGGAGTCTGTTTATCCTATTAATTTACTCTATCCCATTAACCTGCTGCCTTGGCGCGGCTGCATGGATAACGGTACTACAGAGACTGGTAATTTGGGGAAATTATGGAAAATACAAATGAATCAATGAAGTTGGGGGAATAATCCTTGTGCATTGATGGATTCCCAATGCATTATTAATAACGGATTAATATATAAGAATGGAACCAATTAAATCTTATTAATCTCATGAGATCATCTTTGACCAAAGACCTGATGAAGGAACTTGCCAGGACCAGTATGACTACAGCGGGGATGGATCTGCGTCTGCTGAGGGCGCACCAAACAACCACTGCAACTTTGCCAATTCTGAGCCCCACGGAAAATGACACGACATGCGGGATGCAGATTCTCAGCCACGGGAATGTGGAGAAGGTTCTTATCGGAGGAGTTCTCACTGTGCTCACTTTGCTCACCATTTGCGGGAACTTACTTGTGGTGATATCCGTGTGCTTTGTTAAGAAGCTGAAGCAGCCCTCCAATTATCTCATCGTCTCCCTGGCGGTCGCGGACCTGTCTATAGCGGTGGCGGTGATGCCTTTTGTCAGCATCACGGACCTCATCGGGGGGCAGTGGATCTTCGGACAGGTGTTCTGCAACGTTTTTATTGCCATGGACGTGATGTGTTGCACTGCATCAATCATGACCCTGTGTGTAATAAGCATAGACAGGTGAGTCAAGATGCAGTCTCGACTCCCTAATAAAACCAATAAATTGCAAATGTTCTTATTTTTTATTCCCCAAACCATTATTTATCCGGGTTAGTCTCATTTATAAGAAAAGTCAACAGCAATTAGCACCAATGAACAGATTtgcttatgttttttttattcaacCATTGATGAAAAATTGAGAATGGATTATTGTATCTATACCAACCCTGTCAACCCTATACCAGGGGTGACCAACCCGCCTCCTCTTGAGTTTCTGGGGGAAGGTGCAGGTTTTTACTgtagccctgctctaacacacctgCTTCTAATCAGCTGCTCATCAGGACCCTGATTAGCATAATCAGGTGCGTTAGAGaagggctggagcaaaagcctgcactgCAGCAGGCTGCACTGCAGCAGGAAGATGATTGGCCACCCTTTGATCTACAGTataccaggggtattcaactcttgcCCTAAGAGGTCcaaagcctgctggttttctggcgtacctgataattaattgcacccacctgatgtcccaggtaagtcagtccctgattagagggaaactgaaaaaacacagtggaactggcttcgaggtccataGTTGAGTTTGAGGAATCTATACTATCCTGTGATTACTTTGTCAATCATATTACTTCCATCAGAGACTTCTCAATGTTTAAAACAAATCTCTTTGCCATTACAGGTACCTAGGCATAACTAAACCCTTGACCTACCCTGTGCGACAGAGTGGGAGATGCATGGCCAAAATAGTTCTGTCTGTGTGGCTGCTGTCAGCTTCCATCACCCTTCCCCCGTTGTTCGGCTGGGCCCAGAACGTCAACGACGACAAGGTGTGTCTAATCAGCCAGGACGTGGGCTACACTATCTATTCCACCGCTGTCGCGTTCTACATCCCCATGTCGGTGATGTTGATGATGTACTACAACATCTACCGAGCGGCCAAGGTGAGTGCCGCCAAGCACACCATCCAAGGCTTCCCCAAGGTGGAGGACGAATGCAACAGTGTTGACTGCGTGGCTGCGGCCCTTAAGCTccagaaggaggtagaggagtgcgCCAGT harbors:
- the LOC106579046 gene encoding 5-hydroxytryptamine receptor 7-like, with the translated sequence MRSSLTKDLMKELARTSMTTAGMDLRLLRAHQTTTATLPILSPTENDTTCGMQILSHGNVEKVLIGGVLTVLTLLTICGNLLVVISVCFVKKLKQPSNYLIVSLAVADLSIAVAVMPFVSITDLIGGQWIFGQVFCNVFIAMDVMCCTASIMTLCVISIDRYLGITKPLTYPVRQSGRCMAKIVLSVWLLSASITLPPLFGWAQNVNDDKVCLISQDVGYTIYSTAVAFYIPMSVMLMMYYNIYRAAKVSAAKHTIQGFPKVEDECNSVDCVAAALKLQKEVEECASFSRLLKNDRKNISIFKREQKAAATLGIVVGAFSVCWLPFFLLSTARPFICEPECSCVPLWVERFLLWLGYANSLINPFIYAFFNRDLRTTYRNILLCRYRNINRKLSAASMHEALKLAERPDLVI